The following nucleotide sequence is from Cinclus cinclus chromosome 23, bCinCin1.1, whole genome shotgun sequence.
cttccCATGCCTTTCTAAAAATTACTGGCTCAAATACCAGGATTATATATCTTGCATTTTGGGGGGGTTTAAAGCCACTTCAATTTATTTCTCATATTGGAAGCAgtgcttttaaatgaaaagatcCTAAATCGAGATGCTGAAGTGTTCCAAACACAGAATATCACAACAAAATACTTCCAGGAAGGGGCTGACATTCACAGCTGCATAAAATGGGGATTTAACTCTTTTGTAGCAGCTTCATAACTGAGCAgtaaaatgagaggaaaaacagTTTTCCTAAGGAGCTGGCACAGAATATTTAGCTGTTCAAAGGGCTTATTGTAGAAAATGTGtttacagagagaaaatgaaacctGGAAGAgagccagctctgggctgaaTGGATATGAAAAGGCTCTTTCACTGCCTGTGCAAGCTTAGTCTATAAATCAAAATTAGTAGggcttaattttaaaattttatttcttaagtgAGAGGAGGACCTGCTGCTGAAAGAAGCCAACATGAATTTAAGGGGCTCGTTTGTTGAAAGCATGCAATTACAGCCTGAGCAAACTGCAGGCAGCACACAGACAGTGGGAGCAGGAACCATcccaggcacacacagacacacagactgCACTGAGAGCCACAGAGCTTTACCTTTCTGGAGCTTGGATGCATTGTCCTGTATCCAGCTGAAAAGATTGGCAAAGTCACAGTCACAGACCCAAGGGTTGCCCTCCAAGCGGATGGTCCGCAGGGAGGGCAGCGCTTCCAGGGCTGCCACGTTTAGGCTCTGTAAGTTATTGTCATTCAATTCTAGCACTTGGAGCTGGTCCAGGTTCTCAAAAGCAGCCTCGTCCACATCCACCAGGTTATTGTTTCCAAGGCTCAGTTTTATCAGTTTTTCTGCTGATTTGAATATCCCAGCATCAAGCTGTGTTAAATTATTGTAGCTTAAGTCTAAATACACCAGTTTGGTAGAACTGCTAAATGTGCCCTCTTCTAAAGAGGTGAGGGAGTTATTCCTGAAGTCCAAATAGACTAGATCTCCATAAAATACAAAGAAGTCAGCTGGTATCGCCTGAATGTTGTTATCAGCTATGAGAAGTTTCCGTACATCCAATGGAAAGGGATTAGGAACACTTGGGAGTCCTTGATCCCGGCAGTCTATGGTGTGGTAGTCCATACAGCTACAGACAGCAGGGCAAAGATGACCcccaggcaggaaaagcaggcagGCAAAGCCAGCAAAAGGCAGGAGGCAGGAAGGAAAGCATGGCAACATCGTCAAGGATCTGAAGGCTGTGATGAGCACCCACTTCTAGGAGAAAGACATTTTGCTCAGCTGAGCAGGAGTGCCTGGtacttgtgtgtgtgtctgatTGTATCCAGGAGATCACATATCATCACAGATCCGATAGCAGCAGTctggagggggagggaggagagagggagggaggcaaATGTGAGGATTTACTCTGTCAGAATATTATGATGCTGTGCAGGGTGAGGAAAGCGATGATTGGGTACACGGAGGATCTTTCAAAGGACTCCCTTGCTTTTGtgagctaaaaaaaaacccccagagcCTGTTTGAATATTTGCTGTATATTCCAGCAAAGGGGAAATCACACCTGATCCTGTGACTCTGACAGCAACAGCTTCTGCTTAAAAATCCGTTCAGGTAAAAATCCCTGATGAAATCACTTACTGTGTTTGATAGCAGGAGCCTCCCTCAAGGTGACCAGCACCCATGGAAACGCAagccaggggcaggcagggTCCTGGATGCCTGCTAAGGAcagttttcccttttatttGTAAAACAGAGAGCAGAAGGGGGGAGCTCAAAGACAAGGaactgtgctttgtgctgttTCTGGATTCCTCAGCTGTTCACATTATCTAAATATGACTCAGTACCTTTTAACCAAGAAGAATAACCTACAGCAGCACCAAGGAGTACAGTCTCCAGAGTGAGgggcttttccttcctgttttaaTGTCCCAAAAACTGCTTTCTACTACAGCACCAGTAATGTCTGTTGGGCcacataaaaatgtgaaatgtggTTCAAATCTTTAGCTGGTTAAAATTGAactggttttcttcattttcagggGGTTGAAATATTTGACAGTCAATCTGCCTGTCTCCTGTGGCTCAGCAAAAATGATTTTGCAACAAGGCAACTGTGTTTTCCTGACATCCTCAAACCCACACCCATAAAGGCAAGTCCCCAACTTAACTTTTaactccatccctccctctttATGCAGGGTGTGTAAGCAGAGAGAGTGGGGAGCTGGGGTCACACCTATGTGCTGTGATGGAAGGCTTTTCTAGAGACAGATGGTATTTGGGTGCTGTGATGGAAAGTTTTTCTAGAGACAGATGGTATTTGGGTGCATGTATCCTGATGAGAAGAGCACAAAGTCAGACACCTTTGGCAAGCTCGTTCTTAGGT
It contains:
- the LRRC38 gene encoding leucine-rich repeat-containing protein 38; this encodes MLPCFPSCLLPFAGFACLLFLPGGHLCPAVCSCMDYHTIDCRDQGLPSVPNPFPLDVRKLLIADNNIQAIPADFFVFYGDLVYLDFRNNSLTSLEEGTFSSSTKLVYLDLSYNNLTQLDAGIFKSAEKLIKLSLGNNNLVDVDEAAFENLDQLQVLELNDNNLQSLNVAALEALPSLRTIRLEGNPWVCDCDFANLFSWIQDNASKLQKGLHEIQCSLPVENRRIFLNELSEVSFSECKFSLSLTDLFIIIFSGVAVSIAAILSSFFLATLVHCFQRCAPSKDDDDEDDSED